The window TTTTGTAAGATAGTTTTTGGAAATTCTTTCCACTTCTTTATTCATCGTAGCCGAGAATAAGAAAGTTTGTTTCGTCTCCGGAGTTTCGCTTAGAATGGTTTCCAATTCATCCTTGAATCCCATAGAAAGCATTTCATCAGCTTCGTCTAATACTAACCAATGAATCGCAGAAAAGTCTAAAGCCTTTCTGTTGATAAGGTCAATGACCCTACCTGGAGTTCCCACAATAATCTGTGGCTTATCCTTTAAAGATCTCATCTGATCTACAATACTACTTCCACCGTAAACTGCAGTAGTTTTGATGTCCATGTATTTAGAATAATTCTTTATGTCTTTAGAAATCTGAAGACATAATTCCCGTGTCGGACAAAGCACCAATAATTGGATTTTGCGACTCGTATCGTCAATCATATCCAAAATCGGAAGCGAAAACGCTGCTGTTTTGCCTGTCCCTGTCTGCGCAAGTGCGATCAAATCGCGAATATCTGAAAGAATGAAAGGGATAGTCTGTTTTTGGATTTCTGTTGGGCTTTCGTAACCCAGTTCGCCAATTGCCTTAAGGATATCAGGACTTAAATTGGTTTCCGTAAATAAATTCATTAACTATTTTAAAATTTTTGCAAAGATACAATAAATATTTGACTTGTTTTTGAATAAAGTTTTAAATATACAAACTTAAATTCATAATCTTTTAATATATTTTTAATATTTTAAAAATTAAACGTAATAAAATAAGCTCCAGGTTAAAAATTTGTTAAACATTAGTTTTTTTTATTAAATTGGATTGATTTTTTCTGGATTATTTATGAATTTTCAAAAACAAAACGATGAAACGCAAATTTTTCTTTTTGATATTCTCATTGATAACGCTTGAAATATTTGCTCAAACACCCAATTACCCTACTCGCTGGACTCTGGATAATTGTATTGAATATGCAAAGGAGAACAATATTTCCATCAATTCATTAAGGCTTTCAAAAAATTCAGCTCAGCAGGATCTGCTTCAGGCTAAAGAAGCAAAATATCCTAACCTCAACGGAACAATTTCACAAGGTCTTTTTTCTCTTAACGGGAATGACGGGCTTCATCTCACCGGAGCACAAACCCAAAGTATGGGCGCCAATTCTTCTATGACCCTTTACCATGCCAATTATATTAAAAATAATGAATCTTCAAAAAAATCTACTGGTTCAGATGGCCGATTTATCTGTACAGGAATCTGAAAATAATATCACCTTAAACATCACTCAAGCCTATCTGAATATTTTAATGAACGAGGAAAATCTCATTTCTCTGGAAAACGTTTTAAAAACCACCCAAACCCAGTTAAAACAAGGAGATCAGCTTTATAAGGCAGGGAGTCTTTCCAAACTCAATTATCTTCAGATTCAGTCACAGGTTGCACAGGATCAATATAATTTAACCTCAGCTCAGAATAATTTACGGACAAATATTGTTAATCTAAAGCAAATTCTACAATTGCCTACCAATTATGATTTCCAGATCGTAAAACCAGACAGTATTATTGTAGATAACCAGCTAAAACCTTTGCAAGACGTTCAAAGTCTCGCTCAAAATCAACGTCCTGAAGTAAAATATGGAGAATTGAATGTGGAAAACTCCAATACCAGTCTTAAGATGGCCCAGGCTTCTATTCAGCCCACCCTGAGTGTGGTAGGAAATATTTCAACCAATTATTCTAATGGGAGCGGATCCTATTTCAATCAATTAGGTAACAACTTCTATATGCCTATCGGATTAAGCCTTGGAATTCCGCTCTACAACAACAGGATCTACAAAACCCAGATTGAAAAATCAAAAATTGCCATAGAACAGGCTAATCTTGATCTTCAAAACACCAAAACAGTTCTCAATCAACAGATCGAACAATCTTATATCAATCTGCAAAATGCGGTATCGCAATATGATTCTGCTTCCAAACAAATGAATATCAGCAAACAGAGTTACGACATTGTAAATGCCCAAATGAAAATAGGCAGTATTGATTATGTACAGCTTCAACAGCAGCGATTGCTTTACATTCAATCTATTCAAAATTATCTGCAGGCTAAATATACTGCAGTTCTCAATAAACAGATTTACGAATTTTATGCAGGTAACCCTATAAATCTAAAATAAACTATGAAAACAAAGAATAAAAAATGGTTGTATTGGGTTGTAGGCGGCATCATTGTTATAGGTGCAGCCTGGTTTTTCTTCATCAGAGAAAAAGAAATAAAAATCCAACTGGAAACGGTAAAACCTGAAATGGGAGAAATTTCAAACTCCATCACCGCTACTGGAACCATTCAACCGGTAGATACCGTTGCAGTAGGTACTCAGGTATCAGGAATCATCAAAAATATTTATGTAGATTTTAATTCTACGGTAAAAAAGGGACAGCTTTTAGCGACTTTAGATCCGGATCTTCTCAAATTTCAATCTGAACAGTACCAATCTAATCTACAAAATGCAAAAAGCAACCTTGCTTATAACGAAATTAATATCAACCGACAGTCACAACTCTATAAGGTGGGAGCTATCAGTAAAGCAGACTATGATAATGCCACCAATCAATACAATATGGCCAAAGCACAAGTAGGTACCGTAACCGCTCAACTTTCCACTGCCAACAAAAACCTGTCGCTTACCAATATTTATTCTCCGATAGATGGCACAGTTCTTAACAGAAATGTGAGTGAAGGACAAACTGTAGCATCCAGCTTCAGTACTCCTACTCTATTCAGTATTGCTAAGGATTTGACGAAAATGAGAGTTCGCGCCTCCGTAGATGAAGCTGACATTGGAAATGTAAAGGTCGGACAGAAAGCCACTTTTACCGTAGATGCTTTTCCTGATGAAATATTCAATGGAGAAGTTTCTGAAGTCCGGCTCCATCCTACCGTTTC of the Chryseobacterium capnotolerans genome contains:
- a CDS encoding TolC family protein, with the protein product MKRKFFFLIFSLITLEIFAQTPNYPTRWTLDNCIEYAKENNISINSLRLSKNSAQQDLLQAKEAKYPNLNGTISQGLFSLNGNDGLHLTGAQTQSMGANSSMTLYHANYIKNNESSKKSTGSDGRFICTGI
- a CDS encoding TolC family protein — protein: MADLSVQESENNITLNITQAYLNILMNEENLISLENVLKTTQTQLKQGDQLYKAGSLSKLNYLQIQSQVAQDQYNLTSAQNNLRTNIVNLKQILQLPTNYDFQIVKPDSIIVDNQLKPLQDVQSLAQNQRPEVKYGELNVENSNTSLKMAQASIQPTLSVVGNISTNYSNGSGSYFNQLGNNFYMPIGLSLGIPLYNNRIYKTQIEKSKIAIEQANLDLQNTKTVLNQQIEQSYINLQNAVSQYDSASKQMNISKQSYDIVNAQMKIGSIDYVQLQQQRLLYIQSIQNYLQAKYTAVLNKQIYEFYAGNPINLK
- a CDS encoding efflux RND transporter periplasmic adaptor subunit, producing the protein MKTKNKKWLYWVVGGIIVIGAAWFFFIREKEIKIQLETVKPEMGEISNSITATGTIQPVDTVAVGTQVSGIIKNIYVDFNSTVKKGQLLATLDPDLLKFQSEQYQSNLQNAKSNLAYNEININRQSQLYKVGAISKADYDNATNQYNMAKAQVGTVTAQLSTANKNLSLTNIYSPIDGTVLNRNVSEGQTVASSFSTPTLFSIAKDLTKMRVRASVDEADIGNVKVGQKATFTVDAFPDEIFNGEVSEVRLHPTVSSNVVNYTTIINADNSGLKLKPGMTANITIYTQVLENVMKIPAAATSFRPDSLVIQKYKISSSFAKSHEKGQRKKQGIKGADKKSEAGVWVLAKDSTLSRKKIKTGMDSDTEIQVISGLDKNDNIITGYKLLSKKSSGGQAKSPFMPQRRGGGNNKGGGGSGPR